Below is a window of Comamonadaceae bacterium M7527 DNA.
CTGAATTGGCGCTGCTGCCCACTGCGGCGCGCCATTCAAAAGAGTGTTGCGTGACGCTATCGCCCTGCGCCACCGTAATCTGCTGGGCCTGCAGGCTGACTTTAACGTCATGCACTTGCTCACCAACAAGCCACTGCAACGCCCAGTGCCTGGCGGCCAGGCCAGTGGTTTGCCAGCCGTCGCGTGCACTCCATGGGTCTGCGCCTATCAGCGCCTGCTCCTGGTGCAGCGCGTCGGCCACCACGGCGGCTACTGCGCGCAACAGGCCAAGCGTGTTGGTTTTGAACAGGTTGGCGCGCTCACGCTCAATGAGTGCCGTGTCCAAATTGGCCTGACTGAATGACACGCTTTGCACCACATCACGCAAAAACGCCACGTTGGTAGACACACCCACAATGTGCATCTCGCTTAGGGCAGCATCCAACCTGGCCAGCGCTTGCTCTCGGTCTGAGCCCCATACAATGAGCTTGGCAACCATGGAGTCGTAAAAGGGCGAGATGGTATCGCCTTGCGCCACACCGGTGTCCAGGCGCACACCGCTGGCACCGGCCAGCTCAAAGCGTGCGGCTTGAGGCACACCAAAGTGGGCCAGGGTGCCGGTGGCTGGTAAAAACTGCTGATTGGGGTTTTCGGCGCAAATCCGCGCCTCAATGGCATGGCCTTGCATGCGCACCTGGTCTTGCGTCAAAGGTAATGGCTCGCCTGCAGCGACACGCAACTGCCACTCCACCAGGTCCAGGCCAGTAATGGCCTCTGTCACCGGGTGCTCTACTTGCAAGCGTGTATTCATCTCCATGAAATAAAAGCGCATCTCGCCAGCCTCACCCACTGTGGGTTGCTCAACGATGAACTCCACGGTGCCTGCACCCACATAGTCCACAGCCCTGGCTGCAGCTACGGCGGCCTCACCCATGGCCTGGCGCATGCTGGCCGTCATGCCAGGCGCGGGCGCTTCTTCCAGTATTTTTTGATGGCGGCGTTGTACAGAGCAGTCGCGCTCAAACAAATAAACGCAATTGCCAAAACTGTCACCAAACACTTGTATCTCTATGTGGCGCGGGCGTTGTACATATTTTTCAATCAACACTGCGTCATTGGCAAAGCTGTTGATGGCTTCGCGCTTGCACGAGTCCAAAGCCTCTGCAAAGTCAGCACTGGCCTGGACGATACGCATACCCTTGCCGCCCCCTCCTGCGCTGGCTTTAATAAGCACCGGATAGCCCATGTCATCGGCTTTGGCTTTTAAAAATGCGGGATCCTGGTTGCTGCCGTGATAGCCTGGTACCAAAGGCACACCCGCTTGCTCCATCAGTCGCTTGCTCTCGGCCTTTAAGCCCATGGCCAACATAGACGCAGGTTTGGGGCCAATAAAGACCAGTCCAGCTTTGGCACATGCCGCGGCGAACGCATCGTTTTCGCTTAAAAAACCGTAGCCCGGGTGCACGGCTTGTGCGCCTGTGGCAACTGCCGCATCGAGAATGCGCTGCCATTGCAGGTAGCTGTCAGCCGGTGCGCTGCCGCCTATATGCACGGCTTGATCACAGGCTTTGACGTGCTGCGCGTTGGCGTCAGCGTCTGAATACAAAGCCACGGTTTGTATGCCCATGCGGCGTGCCGTGGTGGCCACCCGGCAGGCAATTTCGCCACGGTTGGCTATGAGTATTTTTGTAAATTGCGCCATGCTCATGTCTCACTGGTTGGCGTTGACGCAAGCCAATTGGGCTTGCGTTTGTTTAAAAACGACTGCACGCCTTCGCGGCCCTCGTCGGTAGCGCGAATGTCAGCGATCAGCTCTGCCGTGCGCGCGCGCAACGCGCTGGTGATGGATGCGCCCGCCACCTCTTGCACCAGCGCCTTGCACGCGCGCGTGGCCTTGGGGCCGTTTGCGGTTATGGCGTCCAGCATGGTTTGTATGGTGGCGTCCAGCTGCTCTGCCGCGACCACCTCGTGCAACATGCCGAAGCCTTGCGCCGCCTCGGCGCTGAAGCGCTCTGCTGTGACGAAATAGCGCTTGGCCGCTGGCTCTCCCATGGCGCGCACCACGTATGGCGCAATGGTGCCGGGCAGCAAACCCAACTTGGCTTCGCTGAGGCAAAGTTGCACACCTGCGGCAGCCACGCGCACATCACACACGCTGGCCAAGCCCACGCCACCCGCATAACAATCGCCTTGCAAGCGTGCAATAACAGGCACTGGGCAGCTGTAAATAGTCCATAGCATGTCGGCCAAGGCTTGGGCATCGGCGCGATTCTGTTCCCAGCTGTAGTCGGCCATGGCGCGCATCCAGTTCAGGTCTGCACCGGCGCAAAATGCCTTGCCATGACCACCCAACACAACTGCCAACAGCTGCTCATCGTCGGCAAGTGTCTTGAATGTATGCGTCAGCTCGGCAATGACGTCGTCGTTAAAGGCGTTGCGCACCTCTGGGCGGTTGAGGTACACATGGGCCACGCCGCCAACCCGGCGAATATCTAAAGTTTGCATCTCGTTGCTCATGGCGCACTCACATGCGAAACACGCCAAAGCGTGTCTCAGGTATTGCCGCGTTGTGCGCAGCGCTCAGGCCCAGCGCCAGCAGGCGGCGGGTGTCCGCAGGGTCAATCACTCCGTCGTCCCACAAGCGCGCGGTGGCGTAGTAGGGGTGGCCTTGATGTTCGTATTGCTGTAAAACAGGCGCCTTGAAGGCGGCTTCTTCCTCGGCGCTCCAAGTGCCGCCTTTGGCCTCTATGCCGTCGCGCTTCACGGTAGCCAGCACACCAGCGGCTTGCTCGCCCCCCATTACGCTGATGCGCGCGTTGGGCCATATCCATAAAAAACGTGGGTTGAAGGCACGGCCACACATGCCGTAGTTGCCTGCGCCAAAGCTGCCACCAATGATGACGGTGAACTTGGGCACCTGGGCACAAGCCACAGCCGTGACCATCTTGGCGCCGTGGCGGGCAATACCTTCGTTTTCCACTTTTCGCCCCACCATAAAACCAGTGATGTTTTGCAAAAACACCAACGGGATTTTGCGCTGGCAGCACAGCTCAATAAAGTGCGCGCCTTTTTGCGCCGACTCAGAAAACAAAATGCCGTTGTTGGCCACTATGCCCACAGGCATGCCCTCAATGTGGGCAAAGCCACACACCAACGTAGGACCAAAGCGGGCTTTGAACTCGTCAAACGCACTGTCGTCCACTACGCGCGCAATGATCTCACGCACATCAAATGGCTTGCGCGTATCCGTGGGAATCACGCCGTACAACTCCTTGGCGTCTAACGCAGGCGGTGCGGGTGGGCGTGTTGCACCTTGCATGGTTTTGGTGATGTTGAGATTGGCCACCGCTTGCCGCGCCAACGCCAACGCATGGTGATCGTCGTTGGCCAAGTGGTCGGCCACGCCAGACAAGCGCGTGTGCACATCACCACCACCTAAATCTTCAGCACTCACCACCTCACCAGTGGCAGCTTTCACCAACGGCGGACCGCCCAAAAAAATGGTGCCCTGGTTTTTAACAATGATGGTCTCGTCGCTCATGGCAGGCACATAAGCACCACCCGCTGTGCAGCTGCCCATCACCACAGCCACCTGGCCTATGCCTTGAGCGCTCATATTGGCCTGGTTGTAAAAGATGCGGCCAAAGTGGTCACGGTCCGGAAACACCTCGTCTTGCTGGGGCAGGTTGGCCCCGCCCGAGTCCACCAAATAGACACACGGCAAGTTGTTTTGCTGCGCCACTTCTTGGGCGCGCAAGTGTTTTTTCACCGTCATGGGAAAGTAGGTGCCGCCTTTGACTGTGGCGTCGTTGCACACCACCATACAGTCCACGCCATTGACCCGGCCTATGCCCGTAATAACGCCTGCGGCAGGCGCGGCGTTGTCATACATGTTGTAAGCCGCCATGGGCGACAGCTCTAAAAACGGTGAGCCCGCATCGAGCAAAGCAAGCACGCGGTCACGGGGCAGCAGCTTGCCGCGCGCCACATGCTTGGCTTTGGCCGCTTCACCACCGCCTGCTGTGGTTTGTGCTGTTACGGCTTTCAAATCGTCCACAACCGCCTGCATGGCGGCGGCATTGGCTTGAAACTCTGCACTTCTGGGGTTGAGCTGGCTGCGCAATTGAGGCATGGCACCTTGTCCTACAAAAAATGGGCTGAACATTGCCTACAGCTTACCCCTGCAACAGACACTTGTGCCGCCTATAAAGTTGCAAATTGCGCCACTACAATGACTTATGACTTCAGGCAACACGCACACCTACGGTAAACCCAACGGGGGGCAATCAGCCACTCCAATGGCCTACATCGCTTGTATTTTCAAGGCTTTGCAAGACGCTGGCCTTGACACAGACAAATGGCTACAGCAAGCACAAATTACGCCAGCTTCTGTGCGCAACACCAAAGCCACGGTCACCGCCTCGCAAATGGAAGTGGCCAGCGACTGGGCCATGCGCGCCCTGAACGATGAAGCACTGGGCTGGTTTGAGCGTGCATTGCCCTGGGGAAGCTACGGCATGCTGGCGCGTGCATCCATGGGCGCGCCCAACTTGGGCACCGCCATGCACAGGTGGTGCCGTCACCATGGCTTGCTCACCAATCGCGTCACACTCAATGTCGGCGCCTCAGTGAACGGGTTGGTGGACGTGCACTTGATAGACCATGGCGTAGCACCCGAGTACCAGGAGTTTTGCCACGTCACCTTGCTGCGCAACTTGCTGGGGTTTTGCAGCTGGGCGGTTGACTCGCGCCTGAACCTGCACAGCGCTGCATTTGCATGTGCCACGCCGCAACATGCCGGCGCTTACGCCGTTCTGTTTCCGTGCGAAGTGCACTTTGATGCACCGCATACCTGCATGCGCTTGTCTGGCAGTTACCTGGACTTGCCACTGCGCCGCAGCGAAGCAGACTTAAACGCCATGCTGCAACGCGCGCTGCCACTAACGGTGCGCCACTACAGGCGCGACAGATTGCTGGTGCAGCAAGTGCAACGGTTGCTGCACAACCACAGCAGAGCCCTGACCGCCAACGACGTTGCCGACCAACTGAACATGTCTGCGCGCAGCTTGTTTAGGCAGCTGCGCGATGAGGGCGCGACCTGGCAACAACTCAAAACCAAGCACGCCATGCGCTTGGCGCAGCAAGCGCTGCTGAGCCACGACTGGCCTATCAAGCAAGTGGCCAGCCACTGTGGGTTTGAAAATGAAAAAAGCTTTACCCGGGCGTTTGGACAAGCGTTTGGGCAGTCGCCCAGGCAGTTTCGAAATGGATCGCATTGATGTTGAAATGCCCGCCAACGCGTTGCGCATCAAAGCGCTTCAACATACCACCATCGCCCACCTTCTCGCACAAAGCGACTGCGCTCTGTCATACGCTGGCCTTTGCCTGCAACGCGGTAACGCGCTACAAAACTCACCTCAGCGTGGTCACCCTCCGTGTGATGGCCTTTAACCTCTAGACCCAGCCACTGCGTGAACGGATCTGGCGTGAGGTCTGCGGGCCTGGTGCTGGCATGCCAGGTATTGGCCACATACGCCATGTCACCCAAGGTGTAGGCGGTGTAGCGAGAGCGCATCAACTGTTGCGCGGTGTCAGCCACCGCATGGCCGGCCAGCAGCGGTGCACAACAATCACCAAACAGCTGCGGTTTGTGTACGGTCTTGATTTGCCCGCATGGACAGGGTTGACTGCGTTTATCGGCAGGCTTGACTGGCATGACTGGCAGCAGTGATCAGGCGCGCCTGGCCTTGCGCTGCTCTAATGTTTCTGTGGGTGCGTTGGCGGCCAGCCAGCTGGCAAAGCCGCCGTCAATATGGGCCACGTTGGTCATACCCATGTCCTGCAAGGTTTGGGCCGCCAAGGCGCTGCGCCAGCCTGCACCGCAAAACAACACAA
It encodes the following:
- a CDS encoding enoyl-CoA hydratase/isomerase family protein, producing the protein MQTLDIRRVGGVAHVYLNRPEVRNAFNDDVIAELTHTFKTLADDEQLLAVVLGGHGKAFCAGADLNWMRAMADYSWEQNRADAQALADMLWTIYSCPVPVIARLQGDCYAGGVGLASVCDVRVAAAGVQLCLSEAKLGLLPGTIAPYVVRAMGEPAAKRYFVTAERFSAEAAQGFGMLHEVVAAEQLDATIQTMLDAITANGPKATRACKALVQEVAGASITSALRARTAELIADIRATDEGREGVQSFLNKRKPNWLASTPTSET
- a CDS encoding AraC family transcriptional regulator, whose translation is MTSGNTHTYGKPNGGQSATPMAYIACIFKALQDAGLDTDKWLQQAQITPASVRNTKATVTASQMEVASDWAMRALNDEALGWFERALPWGSYGMLARASMGAPNLGTAMHRWCRHHGLLTNRVTLNVGASVNGLVDVHLIDHGVAPEYQEFCHVTLLRNLLGFCSWAVDSRLNLHSAAFACATPQHAGAYAVLFPCEVHFDAPHTCMRLSGSYLDLPLRRSEADLNAMLQRALPLTVRHYRRDRLLVQQVQRLLHNHSRALTANDVADQLNMSARSLFRQLRDEGATWQQLKTKHAMRLAQQALLSHDWPIKQVASHCGFENEKSFTRAFGQAFGQSPRQFRNGSH
- a CDS encoding acetyl/propionyl/methylcrotonyl-CoA carboxylase subunit alpha, with protein sequence MAQFTKILIANRGEIACRVATTARRMGIQTVALYSDADANAQHVKACDQAVHIGGSAPADSYLQWQRILDAAVATGAQAVHPGYGFLSENDAFAAACAKAGLVFIGPKPASMLAMGLKAESKRLMEQAGVPLVPGYHGSNQDPAFLKAKADDMGYPVLIKASAGGGGKGMRIVQASADFAEALDSCKREAINSFANDAVLIEKYVQRPRHIEIQVFGDSFGNCVYLFERDCSVQRRHQKILEEAPAPGMTASMRQAMGEAAVAAARAVDYVGAGTVEFIVEQPTVGEAGEMRFYFMEMNTRLQVEHPVTEAITGLDLVEWQLRVAAGEPLPLTQDQVRMQGHAIEARICAENPNQQFLPATGTLAHFGVPQAARFELAGASGVRLDTGVAQGDTISPFYDSMVAKLIVWGSDREQALARLDAALSEMHIVGVSTNVAFLRDVVQSVSFSQANLDTALIERERANLFKTNTLGLLRAVAAVVADALHQEQALIGADPWSARDGWQTTGLAARHWALQWLVGEQVHDVKVSLQAQQITVAQGDSVTQHSFEWRAAVGSSANSAVSVCIDGQWLDATVVGAGAQRFVFARSGQAVLSVIDPLAAAQQSDDAAGGLNAPMPGKVVSIAVKAGDQVTKGQVLAVMEAMKMEHSIASPRDGVVGEVLYAVGDQVAEGQALLTVQDR
- a CDS encoding methylcrotonoyl-CoA carboxylase, encoding MPQLRSQLNPRSAEFQANAAAMQAVVDDLKAVTAQTTAGGGEAAKAKHVARGKLLPRDRVLALLDAGSPFLELSPMAAYNMYDNAAPAAGVITGIGRVNGVDCMVVCNDATVKGGTYFPMTVKKHLRAQEVAQQNNLPCVYLVDSGGANLPQQDEVFPDRDHFGRIFYNQANMSAQGIGQVAVVMGSCTAGGAYVPAMSDETIIVKNQGTIFLGGPPLVKAATGEVVSAEDLGGGDVHTRLSGVADHLANDDHHALALARQAVANLNITKTMQGATRPPAPPALDAKELYGVIPTDTRKPFDVREIIARVVDDSAFDEFKARFGPTLVCGFAHIEGMPVGIVANNGILFSESAQKGAHFIELCCQRKIPLVFLQNITGFMVGRKVENEGIARHGAKMVTAVACAQVPKFTVIIGGSFGAGNYGMCGRAFNPRFLWIWPNARISVMGGEQAAGVLATVKRDGIEAKGGTWSAEEEAAFKAPVLQQYEHQGHPYYATARLWDDGVIDPADTRRLLALGLSAAHNAAIPETRFGVFRM